In a genomic window of Lactuca sativa chloroplast, complete genome:
- the rps3 gene encoding ribosomal protein S3: protein MGQKINPIGFRLGTTQGHHSLWFAQPKNYSEGLQEDKKIRTYIQNYVQKNMKTSSGVEGIARIEIQKRIDLIQIIIYMGFPKILIESRPRGIEELQMNLQKEFHSVNRKLNIAITRIEKPYGNPNILAEFIAGQLKNRVSFRKAMKKAIELTEQADTKGIQVQIAGRIDGKEIARVEWIREGRVPLQTIRAKIDYCCYTVRTIYGVLGIKIWIFIDGE, encoded by the coding sequence ATGGGACAAAAAATAAATCCAATTGGTTTCAGACTTGGTACAACCCAAGGTCATCATTCCCTTTGGTTCGCACAACCAAAAAATTATTCTGAGGGTCTGCAAGAAGATAAAAAAATAAGAACTTATATCCAGAATTATGTACAAAAAAATATGAAAACATCTTCTGGCGTCGAGGGAATTGCACGTATAGAGATTCAAAAAAGAATCGACCTGATCCAAATCATAATCTATATGGGATTTCCAAAAATCTTAATTGAAAGTCGACCCCGAGGAATCGAAGAATTACAGATGAATTTACAAAAAGAATTTCATTCTGTAAATAGAAAACTTAACATTGCTATCACACGAATTGAAAAGCCTTACGGAAACCCTAATATTCTTGCAGAATTTATAGCGGGCCAATTAAAAAATAGAGTTTCTTTTCGCAAAGCAATGAAAAAGGCTATAGAATTAACTGAACAAGCAGATACAAAAGGAATTCAAGTGCAAATTGCAGGACGTATCGACGGAAAAGAAATTGCGCGTGTTGAATGGATCAGAGAGGGGAGGGTTCCACTACAAACCATTCGAGCTAAAATTGATTATTGTTGCTATACAGTTCGAACGATCTATGGGGTATTAGGCATCAAAATTTGGATATTTATAGACGGGGAATAA
- the rpl22 gene encoding ribosomal protein L22 has protein sequence MLNKRTTEVYALGQHISMSAHKARRVIDQIRGRSYEETLMILELMPYRACYPIFKLVYSAAANASFNMGSNEVNLVISKAEVNEGTIVKRLKPRARGRSFAIQKPTCHITIVMKDISLDEYIDTDSITWSQKPKSKKKHTTMSYYDMYSNGGTWDKK, from the coding sequence ATGTTAAATAAGAGAACAACAGAAGTATACGCTTTAGGTCAACATATATCTATGTCTGCTCACAAAGCGCGAAGGGTAATTGATCAAATTCGTGGGCGTTCCTACGAAGAAACACTTATGATATTAGAACTCATGCCTTATCGAGCATGTTATCCAATTTTTAAATTAGTTTATTCTGCAGCAGCAAATGCTAGTTTCAATATGGGTTCGAATGAAGTAAATTTAGTCATTAGTAAAGCTGAAGTCAATGAAGGTACTATTGTGAAGAGATTAAAACCTCGCGCTCGAGGGCGTAGTTTTGCGATACAAAAACCTACCTGCCATATAACTATTGTAATGAAAGATATATCCTTAGATGAATATATAGATACCGACTCTATTACATGGTCACAAAAACCTAAATCGAAAAAAAAGCATACAACTATGTCGTATTATGATATGTATAGTAATGGGGGAACATGGGACAAAAAATAA
- the rps19 gene encoding ribosomal protein S19 — translation MTRSLKKNPFVANNLLKKINKLNTKAEKEIIITWSRASTIIPIMVGHTIAIHNGKEHLPIYITDRMVGHKLGEFAPTLNFRGHAKSDNRSRR, via the coding sequence GTGACACGTTCACTAAAAAAAAATCCGTTTGTAGCGAATAATTTATTAAAAAAAATAAATAAGCTTAACACAAAAGCAGAAAAAGAAATAATAATAACCTGGTCCCGGGCATCTACCATTATACCCATAATGGTCGGCCATACTATTGCTATCCATAATGGAAAGGAACATTTACCTATTTATATAACAGATCGTATGGTAGGACACAAATTGGGAGAATTTGCACCTACTTTAAATTTCCGAGGCCATGCAAAAAGCGATAATAGATCGCGTCGTTAA